CCGTGATAGTAGTCGACTTCGGCGTAGTGCAGATCGCCGAGAAGCCCCTGGTCGATGACGGATCGGATCAGGGTGAAATGGGCGCTGTAGCGACATTCGAAGCAGACGCAGACCGACACGCCGGCCCGGTCCACGGCGGACTGGATGCGCGCCGCGTCCCCGGGCGTAAGGGCGATGGGCTTCTCGATGATGAGATGCTTGCCGGCCTCCGCGGCGGCCACGGCCTGATCGGCGTGAAAGGGATGGGGCGTGCAGATGTCGACCACGTGGATGTCCGGGTCGGAGAGCAGGTCGTCGTAATCGACGCAGGACTTCAGCGGCGTGCCGAACTGATCCGAAAGCGCCGCGTCGTCATGGGTCCTGCGGGAGCAGACGGCGGTGACGTCCGCCCCGGACACGGCCTTGAACGCGTCGATATGCGCCCCGGCCACCCAGCCCAGGCCGACTATGCCTACGTTCAGTGGGTCCACGGTCCGTTGATTCACGGTCAGCCTCCGGAGCTTTGCAGGTCGTTCAACATGGTCATCCACCGGCCGTGGTCGGTTTCCATCGTGGCGAGGGAGGTCCGCTCGAAGACGAAGGGATAAGCGGTGATCGCCGCCGCATGTTTGAATGGATCGTCGGCGCAGCAGTCCTCGACGACCGCGGCAAGGAACCCGCGCTGCACGGCGGAAGCCGCGGTCAACAGCACGCAGACGGAAGTTTCCAGTCCCGCAACCAGTATAAAGGATTTACGCGCGCGATGTAAATGGGTTAATAGGTCCGGCTGCAGGAAGGCATCGAAGGTCTGCTTGCGCAGGACCGTTTCTCCGGTCCGTTCGGCGGCGCAAGGCAACACGCCGGCGCCGGACGTTCCCCGGACGCAGGGCGTCTCCCCCTTGACGCGGTAAGGCGCCATCCAGTCCGTCCCGTCCGATTCGAACTCCGCCCGCACATGCACGATGTCGAGGCCCGAAGATCGGCCATATTCCAGCAGCCTTTCGACATTCGACGGGAAATCCGGAAATGCCTTCGCGGTTGCTGCAGGCCAGAAATCACGCTGGACATCGATGAGCAACAGCACAAACCGGCGCCAGTCTGTCTGGTCAGCCATGGACCTGCTTTCGACTGAAGGTGATTCGTCTGAAGGCGAAAGAATGTCGTTCCACTTTGACCCGTGGAAACGCGTTGTTCTTCTCTATCAATCATGTGTTAAGTCCGGCTTCGGGCAAGGTGAATTGCTCAGTCGGTGCAGTCGGTGCAGTAGTTGCCGGTGGAATTTCGTTCCCGTCAAAAAACCTTTATATCAATACGGATATTTCTGCCTTCCCGCCCTTGACATTCCCGTGGACCGGTGTAGATTGAATGCTAACCCTGTTCTACGGCGCGGGCATCGTCCCGCGTCGCATCGTTTTACGGTAAACCTTACATGCATTTCGATCCTCGGAAACTGTTCGAAGACGGTTTCGTCGTGCTTCGTGGAGTGGTTCCCCCTGACTGGCTCGGTCCGCTGAGGGACAGCTTCGAGTGCCTGGTGGACCGCCAGCGGGAGATCTGGGCCCGGGAAAGAAAACCGGACGATCCGCCTGGCGGAGCGTGGGAAACCGGCCACCAGCCCAGGTTGAATTTCGAGACCCTCGTGGACGGGGACACGGCCAATACGATGGCATTCTGCCTCCACGAGAACACCATGGGCGTCAGCCGGCGCATCATGGGCGCGGAAGCCGCCGGCAACACGGGTTTCTTTTTCATGTGCAACCCGGTGACCGACCGCGGACCGGCGCCGTGGCACCGGGACATACACCCCATAGACCAGGCGCCGCTGCGGGGTCTCCAGGACGACCTGCTGCACAACGCGCCCGGTTACCTCCAGTGGAACATCCCCCTCTACGATGACAACGTGCTCTGGGTCGTGCCGATGAGTCACCGCAGGGGGAACACGGCCGAAGAAAATCGCTGCCTGGCACAAAACCCCCGCGAACCGCTGCCCGGCGGCGTGCAGGTCGAGCTCAACGCGGGCGACGGTGTGGTCTATACCAACACGATCCTGCACTGGGGGAGCGACTACAGCGCCAGGACCCGTCGCACCATCCACCTGGGCTTCCGTTCCTACGGCGGGCCGATTTTCCCCTACGTCAACCGGACCTTCCGCGACCTCGGCTTCATCGAATGCCTGCCTTC
The window above is part of the Gemmatimonadota bacterium genome. Proteins encoded here:
- a CDS encoding cysteine hydrolase, which encodes MADQTDWRRFVLLLIDVQRDFWPAATAKAFPDFPSNVERLLEYGRSSGLDIVHVRAEFESDGTDWMAPYRVKGETPCVRGTSGAGVLPCAAERTGETVLRKQTFDAFLQPDLLTHLHRARKSFILVAGLETSVCVLLTAASAVQRGFLAAVVEDCCADDPFKHAAAITAYPFVFERTSLATMETDHGRWMTMLNDLQSSGG
- a CDS encoding phytanoyl-CoA dioxygenase family protein translates to MHFDPRKLFEDGFVVLRGVVPPDWLGPLRDSFECLVDRQREIWARERKPDDPPGGAWETGHQPRLNFETLVDGDTANTMAFCLHENTMGVSRRIMGAEAAGNTGFFFMCNPVTDRGPAPWHRDIHPIDQAPLRGLQDDLLHNAPGYLQWNIPLYDDNVLWVVPMSHRRGNTAEENRCLAQNPREPLPGGVQVELNAGDGVVYTNTILHWGSDYSARTRRTIHLGFRSYGGPIFPYVNRTFRDLGFIECLPSDMQTVFKDIRRRYDDETDRIEYIFRAAIDGDEDAFQEGVAALHPGESGRIVCAVLLSKIVYKMRFATHPVRPHYGSDISHDEDLKPRFTEGELDTLWRRFEPLDEQMQSDALQYVPGFQSDPMHYYFEEMPSGLNMGSFMAGWRNN